ATGACCAGATTGTTAAGTTGTTGAAATGAAACACAACAGTAAGCAAGGCAACATTCTTATATCACATCATAGGAATGCAGCAAGTtaatcttgttttatttagctAAAGTGCCAAAGCTAAAGTGCTTTTCTGGTATCAGTGCAGAGCGAATGCAATTAAGTTtgttaaatgaaataaaatttgttgaattttttttcatttttggacCAAGTTATGACCAAATAATATTCAGTATCGTTGCAAACAATACGTCACCGAAATATAATTGAGCTTATATCAAAACCTGAAGAAGCAACCCCAAGCTTTtgtttatataaataattaactttTGAGATGGTATTGTATTCTCTTTTGTTATATCGTTGAGGTTAACACAGTTCTGCCAGCCAAAATCAAATCTTCGATACTAACAGTATTGTgaccagtgttttttttaaggtgttttgggggaccgagcttttgtttatataaataattaactttTGAGATGGTATTGTATTCTCTTTTGTTATATCGTTGAGGTTAACACAGTTCTGCCAGCCAAAATCAAATCTTCGATACTAACAGTATTGTgaccagtgttttttttaaggtgttttgggggaccgaaacggtcccccaaatttctccagcggtttcccaaaatttggacttgcaagACTGGACAAGCAAATAtggctattttttggtatttaaatgaaacacttgcggcctcttaaaactacttagcggtcacccaaaccaaacgttaaaaaaaaacctgaTTGTGACTAAACCAAACATAACTAAAGAGTGAAACAAACTTAATGATGCGTTTTTGCTTTACTGCAAGTGTACGTAACAACAACATTAAATGGGTGTATAATAAAACGAACATTTTGCTCTGATTTAATAAAAGCAAGAAAATCATGGATCGATTAACGCGATTTGAACTTAGTTTGACGTAAAAACTTCCCCTGATGGAGCTGAAACTTTGTAAACATTCATACAATAAATTCGTAGACAAACAGTACACATTATTATTGATACGTTACATTATTGATTTATTAATATTCACCGAATATATTCGAGTGGCACATCCTTAAAATATATTGATGAAAATTTATGGCTTGGTGCTAATATGAATAGAGTTGGGACTCTATCATATCGAAAAACATAATATCTGTGTTCACGGAAACCTGAAAAAATTTCCTCTTATAAAATCCCTAATATGAATAGCAACATGTGCAAGGATGATTGCTTTTCATATAAACAGTATTTCACTTATTATatgaacaaaataatttcatacAGAATGTATATGCCTCTACGAATAGTTAGCTTGTATGAATTTGTaactaaataaatttaaactttataaataaaaaaaaattattcaatttTACCTGTCTTCAGTGCTCATATTGTTAACCATAGCAAGTTCATTAATGAGTGTCTCATGGCTAACCATGTTAAGCTTTGTTAATCCAAAACTTCTTATGCAAACAGCAGATTAAAAGCAATATTCAGACcaactattttaatttttaagtaaTATCCAAATGTATAATATTCATGGTGCCTTTACTACATGTTCTTTTccttaaatataaaatatagaccTAATATTGCTATTGCTTAGAAGTTATATCTTAGATAtagggttggattatccggataacggttaaccggttaaccgattaaccgcagtttttttttctatctgatatccggatataattctgccggttaaccggctaaaagagtatcgttgctaatgcgttttacacttttagtaagtttgaacattctttgttacgtagaggctgacttccgctgagcgcaattaaacctttgttcacacttccattgtcttatactttcaactacggtactcgtaaaatgcacgagtgaaatttactatcacgtcacaaagaaagcataatgaatgattcttttaatagaagactgcattctcatggcaaggtaaagtctgtgaagtgtcagttgaaaagctttgaCTACAACCTAGTTTGAAGTGACTAAATTTAAGAGATgaaatttaaacgtttcaaaagtgaTAATCCAGTTTGGGGCTACTTTCTACGATGGCGTTGCGTTGGCGTGGCGCGAAGgagggcgttgcagaagcagtgaacattaaatttgcgtgatttttctcgtattcgctcgtactgcgcgtgtacgtagatctacaataaaactgagtaatgattttacaatccatttttcatgcaaacctcgtgaaatcgattgtcttacttagcagttattatccggttaaccggttagataaattccaaatatacggatatatccgttatccggatagtaaaaattattgatatccgaactaaccctactTAGATACATTATATTACATGTATGTACATTTTTATTgtcaaatttaatttaaacctTAAACTGATTTAAACTTACACCAAGTTGCAACTGATAGCTACGGTATATAAGACATAGGCCTACAAACGATAGAGTATGTTGAACTGTAGATGGTATATGAACTGTAGATGGTATATGTATATAAAGAATTTTAAACCAAGGGAGAACAAAAATTTACGGAACGAAGGCCATTTGATTTTCTGTAGTGAATTATTAAAACTGCAATATTTGCAATTTCTGTTGCTACAATCATAAACTaaacagaattttttttctttgcaagatgataaaaatttgcaacatatatatttattttataataccTTTATAGATTCTTTTCTGGGGTAGGCTACagagtattttattttaactttaaggTTCTATTTCTTGATTTACATCACCATTTCTGTCTGTATGATTCATCGAATATCTTTAACGAATACAAAAACTGAAGTAACATCgttttacaatacaatacctaACTTTCCAAAATTTCAGAAGTTTCATGTTACccatacaaacaaaaacattaactttttactAGATGTAGAAATGGCAAGAACAAGCTAGGACAAGAATCTCTAATTGTACGCACCACTAACCAGCCAGATCAAGAAATAGTTATAATAAATAGCCAATAAAATAGCTTAGCAAATGAAATAATAGTCTTATTCAGCATTTATGAGAAAATACCAAATCAGCAGAAAACATTTAACCAGATGCCACCACTTTCAAACAAGGTATAAAATATGGTTTCCAAAAGAGGAAATAATAACTTTAGCATAATTAATTAACCCATTTATGAAGATATAGCTATATCTGAGCTTCCTCTTTCACCTTTTCCAAAGATgcacaaaatccaactttataatTATAGAGTCTAATCTTCTTTAAACTTAAACCCTATTTTTGTGCCTCACTTATAAACAGAGTAGCTGCAAGTTTCAACTCAATAGTACCGAATGAGAAGATTATATATACATATCTTACATAAATAGTTTTCCGCACGTAATTTCTACCCAATGAAACCAATTACAACATAATTCTATTTAAATTTAGTTTGCTGCAACTTGAAGAAATAAGTTACAGCTGAAAAAGAAGCTGAAGTAAGAAGTTATAAGAATGGAACAgtacattaaaatataaaagtttCTAGCTAAACATGAAGAGACATGTTGACCAACAAGTGCCGGCTACGAGTTTTCTCGTGAAGAAAAAGCAACCTTTGCTGTAATTCCAAccacttgttttttttaactgcACAAAATCATGCATGTGTAAATTATAATCTCTTGACTGAAAATTTACTTCTTAAACATAAGTAAGGTGCCTTTATTTTTCTCTTATAAAACAATTCATTAAACCTTTTTAAAGTATCCAAGCATACAGAAAGGTTGTTTTTCCTTGCAAAGGCATTAAAAGATATCCTGTCTTTGCCAAGCGGCTtgttttttgtacattttctGCATTGCCTGTTGGTTTCTACTTTTCTAGAGACATACATATCTTTTAGATAATTGCATGTTTCAAAGTATTCATAAAACAGACTGTGGAATAAGAAAAAGCTAATGCATGATACATATAACAATAGTGGATAAGATCAGTACCtgacaaatgaaaataatttgagaaaaaaaaatttggcatTGGCTATCGTACTTTTATAATGAGACGCCAAATAAGAGTAAAGTcgccaattttttttttacaaaatgaagAGTGTGACTTTTAGGAATGACTTGGAGCATTTCTTCTTATCGGATAAGCCCACTATATAAATcttattatcattattattattattattatgacaGTATTATGGCCATGGATTctgttgcaaaaatttcacaaGAGAACGCGTTCTTCCCGCAGGCCAAACAACTCCAAAATGGTTTTATTAGGAAAGCGGATAGGCATAGGCTAGTGGAAAGTGTAGCATAGTTGCATGCTCATAACTCGTCAACGTCATAATTTGgaggtcaaaattttcttATTCACACCAACTTCCAACAAACAAATAAcgcaaaaattgttgttttaattcttATGAAAAACATAACCAAAAAAATTGaagctataggcctatataccgGTAGTGCATGCAGTCATGCCCAAATTTGAGTCTTTCTGTCTTTGCGAACTCAATATCTTGTTGAAAATTgcctaaaatttttctgttgcGATGTTGGTGGATTTGGGAGAAAATGAAAACTGCTGGATATTAGATCATACTTCACTGCCATCAAACAATTTGATCAGTCTCAAAGCGGTCCATTTGATTCCTATTCGGTCTCTATCCGATCTCGATCGGTCTCAAATCCATCCCTATTCGGTCCCATTCGGTATTTAGTGCTACCGAAAATGACAAGTGCAGTGCGCAAAAATGTTCAGACGCAATGGAAGTGTGCAATtacatttataaaaacattttgacttaTTTAATCTTCAAATCAATTTTCAACAAAGCAACATTTAATTCATTGGCACACATTACTGTCAAGGACGATCTACGGATTGCGTCGTGCCCAGCTTTTAACTGGTGCCCGAGTAGTAAAACTGAACGAGCAAATCAACCCTACCTTTCTACTGGCCAACCTGAAATCGGATAAGTGCAAACTGCAGAGTTGAGTTATAGGCTAACTCTCTACTGCCTTATTAGGAGTTAGGCTTAGTTATGATTTTTGATACTTTACTGAATATGGAGGCTGGAGTCAAAACTATTAAAGTATAGTTTGGTGATCAAGAAACTGAAACAAATACTTTCGAATAACTAACATTCTTCATTTCACCTTCATAGGTTTATGACTACAGCACGACGGCTACTAATAGGGTACAAGCAGCAATCAGCGATGCTGTAGCGTTCGTCACTCTGTCCGCTAGATCGCAGCAGGCTACCACGATTATTTGCCAAAAAATCCATTGTCTTTTTTCTCGACTTCACCCTTTGCATTTCGAGCCAATAGTCTTTTTATGAGACAAGAAGGCGCACAGACGCTGTTTTAAAATGTCTCTTCGCGTCAAATTGTGTATGTTCTTCGGCACAtgtttatttaataataaaagaatattaAACTTCTTCCATGGACTCCTGTTTTGTCGTGGTAGAGGAGCTTAAATGTGTCGATGAACTTCAAGCTATACTGGAGAAAAAAGGGGCTATTCATACAAGGTCAGGTCGAAAGTAAGAGGTCAAACTAAGCGAAATTTTGCCCCACGAGTCACCCGGAAACGGAAACCCACCAATGCGTTCGCTACGTGTTTGGTGAGGCGACTGGGGACAGCGCAGAGTACCTAGACTTTTGGAGATTCTACTCGTATTCGCTCACGACTCTGTCAAAGGCTAACAGTTGGAAAGTGAAATGTCCTTTCTGAGAAGAAAGGAGCAAAAACTATTTGAAGAAGCCAAACGGTATCGCTTATATATTGTAGGGATTTCTTAAACAAAGCGCCGTATCTCTGGAACTGTTCAGCTGGCTGACGGGCGGAAAATCTTATACTCTGGCGTCAATCCAACAATCTCCGTCCACGTGGGTGTGGGAAAACTCACAAGTTCCTGACTGGCAGACTGTGTAGATGAATGAATTCCATTAGGAGGTCGAGTGTACATTTTAAAGCTTAAGTTAGAGAGATTAACAACTGGGTGTTATCATCCCAATACACAAAAAGGAGTGTTCTAATGATTGGGGATTTCTGTGCTTAGTCTACCTGGTAAGGTATACGCCAAATGGCTTGGAAAAACGATACCGTGAAATTGTTGAATCTCAACCTGAGGACACACAGTGTGGTTTTCGTCCCGGTCGGAGCACAACGGATCAAATTTTCACTCCTAAGCAAATTTCTAAAAGTCTTGGGAATACGTAAAAGGTGTCTACGCCTGCTTTGTTGATCCTGAAAGAGCATATGATCGAGTTTCTCGAGATAAGCTCTGGAGAGTGCTGAAGAAGTGCGGTATTGATGTTAGCTTACTATATAGTAGCCATTAAATCAATGTACAATTACCTTAAGATTTGTGTCTGTTTAAACTGGGTTAAGTCAAAACTTTTCACTGTGGATGTGTGTGCTTTCACTTCTTCAGTTCATAGTTTACATGAACTGGATAGACAGGCACAGCCTTGGCGAAGAGTGTGTCCAGGTTAGAAGCAGTAGGATCCGTCATTTGCTGTTTAGAGATGACCTGGTTCTTACGGCTTATTCCGAACCTGATCTTCATCATGCACTCGATCGTTTAGCAACTGCTTGCGATGACTCCAGGATGAAAATAAGCATaacgaaaaaaatgttatgaaaTATTATGAGTTTTATAGAGTTATACAATGCTAATAGTCATACGTTTGAGAATTTTATAATTACCAACGCTTGCAAACAACTATATAAGACACTTCTTATCGGCGTCGTTTTTATATCGTTCTTGGCAGTAAACCATTTAACTaacattatttattatatgATTTCGATACTAATGACGTCAGTTGAGCCCAACAGGGCGAACACGTTTCCAGTATTCGTGTTGTCAATTTGCTGTTTAATTACTCCATGGATGACATCAATGGTCGCCGTCAAACCGGTTACAATTAGCATGAGACGATACCGGTGTATACTGTTTTGATGTGAGCGGAAATGATCTACGATTGTAGTaactgataagtgataaccATATCCTTCTCTGCTCGGTAGTCGAGCGTGCCCGACTCCTAAGTATGTGACCCGTGTTTGATTATGAACTCAGTTACGGTACCGTTGAAATACGCTTGACCAAAGAATGAACGACGCTTGTTTCTGTTCagcaatataaaatataagcaatataaagaataaaaaatatgtatcTATCTACACTTACGCAAAAGACAAGCTTCTAATCGGGTCTCGAGTGGTGAGGAATCATCTCTGAGTTTAAGgcatgcaaagactttcttcaGTCCAATGATAAAGATTGCGATACTACACCACATTTGGTGGGCTATAGTTACGCAAACCGGATTCTGGGTTAAACTGCGATGTAAACTGAGTAATGCAATATTGacatttgttttgtgctaTTTTTAAGCGAGGCCAGTATCAGTAGGTTATTTTGGCATTACGAAGAAATGGGCGTATACGAAGCCAACCAAGACTGCATTCTTTTTGTGTTGTACATATGGATTGATAGTTTTGAAAGTTGATGTGCAATTTTCTTAATATTCATTAAAGAATACAAGTAATTTCAGTCAAATCAAACTTATTAAAGCTAAAAAATCCACAAATACCGTAACTTTTTTAAGTATACCACGCTTTGTTGCATGTCGTAGGGTAGCAATGTATCATCATATATGTTGGCATCTATGTTTAATTTTACCCTATAATactttcattttacattgcgGCTAAACACTGTAATGCGGTAGCCTACAAGTCCACACTGGCTGACTAGCTTAGCAGATGGCTTAACTTAGTAACTTACAAGTAACCTACTTATAATGCCAACAAATACAGTTAAGCCAGCTGAAAAGTTTGGTGTATTGGTCCAGTTTCATATTTGCAATCTTGTATTAAGGTACTTTACTAAGGACTCCTTATGTGTCATCACGCTAATACATATGACCTCAAGTTTTATCAGAGCAAATATTCTAAACTTgtgttgttgatatttgttCTGGTCTTATTGTGGGTTGTGATAGGCCTACTACATTatgttgaaaaattgtttgcttATGTATGTAATTGTTACTTACTCGTAGCTAACAGTAAAAATTGTATGTTTGAacctaattttttcaatttcatcatAACCCAACTTGAATTCATTACCCATCAGCAATAATACAAAGCATCATAAACCTTTAATGTTCAATGTGTCTTCTAATCTTAATTCAACTTCAATTTACTCGTAAACAGTTAAAGTCAAGTTTTAACTTACTGAATTtctgaaaacaacaaacattacCGGTACTTAATGTATGTGAAATAAATCTTTTCCAATGCCTATATTTTACCGAAATTAGACCAAACTATTCACTGCAAAGACACAGAGGAAAGTTGTTAAGACAAATTGCAGCCTATTCTAGATTAAAACAGATGTTTGTGTACTGGAGTGTTCTATTTTGTAAAGACACTTATACTTAAAGAGATTGGCAACCATTCTTCTAAAGTAACAGcatattttaacaacaaacccatttaccttattcaaatagtcATTAAACTATTTAATAAAGTTACTGCTTTGTATCTACAAATGTGATGCTTTGTTTTCTCGGAATTGCATCCAGGCGAAATTTCTATCCATTTGCATTtcaataacattttaaatgataATCAGGCTTATAACGTAGTAATCAAAAGTAAGCCAAAAAGATTAGAAGAGTTCACACTCAATAAATTAGGTCCATAAGCACAGTGTTGTAGCCATCAGATTGCTTACAAAACTAAAGATTCCATATGGAAGAAAATTTGGTTGTGTGCATAATCTATGAATATTCTATAATAAATTACACGTTCGATGGAAAGAGTGCATGGCAATAATGTGGAATGACATGTTTATAGTACCAGATCAAGAGAGGGAACTCTACTCTCAGTAGAAGCATAAGCATCTTAATGCAAACTGTGTGAAGAGTTAATGTATGCTTTAAAAGTCATACAACCCTTTCTTTTTATTCTAGCagtattttatttgcttatgCAGCAGCTGCCCAAGAACATAATACATATTAGgttggtattttatttaaggTTTGGTATTGTATTGTGTATGCGCATTTAGATGATTAAAATGGAGATAAATAGTCTACACGCTAACATGGAATTAAGTGAGGATGTCACAAACATGCTAGATAAACAGAACACAGATCTGTATCAAAGCATGCAGAAAATACGAAAAGAAAACCTTAAACTTCACAGACTTGCATATGCTCACAAATGGAGTCACAGAATTATGGAGAGCAATACTTCTGCTACTGAGTATTTGACAGGCTGTCCTACGTACCAGATATTTTTGTGGCTACTCCGATTTTTAGAAAAGCATGTGAAATCCCAAGGCTACAACTCCATGGCAGATCAACTTCTGATTATGTTTATGAAGGCCAAACTTAATGTACCAAATGTATTTCTTAGTGTTCTATTCAAGAATGTAAACATTGATGCAGTTGTTGAAAGCTGGATGAAAGGTTTTTCCGCGGTATATCCTAAACTGATTATGTACCCAGCAAATAAACTTAAAGAAGATGAATTTGTAATGAATATTATAGAGTTGGCTCATCAGTTATGTGTTGCTGTTGTGTTTACAATCAATGGATCTATTTGTTGCGTGACAGAGGCACAACTATGTGATTCCAAAACATCCATGGATAATTGTAACTTTGCCAACAACCTTATCCCAGGCAATATTGTGTACGATGTCAAAAATGGAAAATGCTATCAGGCACATAAAGCTTCTGGTGGTGGCGTAAAGCTTATATGTAACACAAAGCAAAACATAATGCGACTTAGTAAAGCTAGATCTGCTATAAACAATACTATGGAACGATTGTGTTCATTTGGGATTTTCAGGCTGCAGACCATCGATGAATTACGGTTTGTAAACATTATTATCAAGATAGCTGCAATTGTTGCCAACTTTCATCCGGCGAAAGTGGTTTATTCTTAGTTTTAAACCCATGCATGTATGtatgaaattttgtaaaataaaatttgtttttattctgtTTCATATGATACTTCTGTGCAGAAATGCAAACAATGTTTGATAAATAAGAGTTTTTATTCGGGCTGAAATTCAATAAATCTTTCATGCTTTGCAAGGCACACAGTAAGATATGTAGAACAACATGAAATCACAATCAGTTTTACAAACCTATTCTATGATGTAGTGTTGTTGATGCAGAAAATAGGGAATATCtactttttgcaaaagaaGTGCAACTATGAAAAATGGAAAACCATCATGTTGACGAAAGCATGTTCG
The Clavelina lepadiformis chromosome 4, kaClaLepa1.1, whole genome shotgun sequence DNA segment above includes these coding regions:
- the LOC143451611 gene encoding uncharacterized protein LOC143451611, with translation MIKMEINSLHANMELSEDVTNMLDKQNTDLYQSMQKIRKENLKLHRLAYAHKWSHRIMESNTSATEYLTGCPTYQIFLWLLRFLEKHVKSQGYNSMADQLLIMFMKAKLNVPNVFLSVLFKNVNIDAVVESWMKGFSAVYPKLIMYPANKLKEDEFVMNIIELAHQLCVAVVFTINGSICCVTEAQLCDSKTSMDNCNFANNLIPGNIVYDVKNGKCYQAHKASGGGVKLICNTKQNIMRLSKARSAINNTMERLCSFGIFRLQTIDELRFVNIIIKIAAIVANFHPAKVVYS